In Leclercia pneumoniae, the genomic window AGGTCATATCCTGGTCCTGGCTCCAGTAACGCTCTTTCACCAGACTCAGCGTGAAGGCGCCCCAGCCCTCCGGCAGCACCTGGTCGATGGTCGCTTCAGCGCGATCCTTGCGCTGTTCTGGCGCGCTCCAGTCGTCGGAACGGGTCCAGGACTCCATCGTCTCCTGTAGCGTATAGAACCCCTTGCTGTTGTAGCGATAGCCAGCCAGCGAAAAGTTGGTGCCTGTGCCGGCAAAATCTTTGCTATACCGCACGCGCCACGATCGACCCTGGCTGCGCTTTTGTTTTTTGAGCAACGCCTTCGCCCGCGTCACGTCGATGGAGAACGCACCCAGATCGCCAACGTTTTTACCGGTGCCCAGCGCCTGGGCCTGGTAATGGCTACTCTGCTGCACGCCGCCGTAGAGTGTCATTCCGTGCGATAAACCATAGATGGCGCTGCCCTGGGCGAACGGCGTCTTTTCCACGTTGCTGTCATACGAGCGGTAACGCCCGGCGGTGACGCTGTAGCGCAGATGTTTTTCACGCTGCAAAACCGGCACTGAGGCGTAGGGCACCACGAAGTGGCGCTCGCTGCCGTCCGTCTCTTTCACCGTGACTTGCAGGTCGCCGCTGCTGCCTGTGGGGTAGAGATCATTTATCTCGAAGGCGCCCGGGGCGACGGTGTTCTGATAAATAACGTAACCGTTCTGGCGCACAACGACCTGCGCGTTACTGTGGGCGGTACCGCGAATAATTGGGGCATAGCCTTTTTCGCTATCTGGCAGCATGTCGCTGTCGGAATTTAACTGCATCCCGGTAAAAGAGACGCTATCAAAAACGTCGGCCGGTGAACTGCTCTGCCCCAGCGTCAGGTCGCTTTTCATCGCCACGATATCGCGCTGGGCATAGGTATAGACCGAAGAGAAATGGTGCTGCTCCTCGTGACCGGTGATGCTGCGATTCCAGGTCGAGTAGTTACGTAAACGCCACGCGCCAAGGTTAAGTCCGGGGCGAAGGTTAACGTACTGGCTGCTGTTATCCGGCGTGTCTGGGGTACGCGCCTGACTCTGGCTGGCCGTTGCGCTGTAGTTCAGCAAACCGGCGGTGATACCTTCATCAAACTCCTTCGGGTCGATATAGCCACGCGGTATCTGGCCCAGCGCAGATTGCGGAATGCTCAATAGCAGCTGCTGGTGGCTGATACGAAAGGTGGCGGTCGCGGCGGGAATAGCGCCTAAATCGGCACACCCGCCTTTTGCGGTCAGTTGCGGAAAGAGGGAGGTCTTAATCCCCAGCTTTTTGAGTTCGTCCAGACTGAAGCAGGGTTGCAGCGTGCTATTACCTGCCTGCGCTTTGCGTAAGGTGAAGGTGACGTCGCGGGTAGCAATTTCAGTGTTATTAATGAAAATAGAGACCAGATATTTTCCAGGGGCCTGGCCGGGTCCTTTTTCATATATTGATAGATCGGTTTTCGCCTGCTGAGGATTATCAATATCCAGCAGCGCCGGGTTAAAGTAGTCATCCGCCGAACTTTGCTGCGCAATACAGAACATTACCAGCCCCATAAGCAGGGCTGGCAACGAAGGTATTTTCCAGGAGAACGGTTTTTTATGACTATACATAACGTATTGCGCCAGAGGCAGTAATTAGTTAATTGTTTTTGTCCATGTCTGGCTAATACTGCCGTAATCGGTAATGACCGAATACGCCAGGGTATTTCCGCTGCTATGGGCCGGCAGCGCGATATGGGTTTCGCCTTTCGGCACGGCCCAGGTCGCTTTTTTAACGTTGTGACCGTTCAGCGTCACGCTCTGGAAATTCATGTAAAACGGCGTGGGGTTATTCACCACCAGGTCATTTCCTTCCCGATGCCAGGACAACCGATCGGCAACGGCTTCCGGCTTGCCTTTCACGGCGGCAGGGCGGTAGATGAGCTTTATGCGGGTATTGATAGCAATTTGCAGCGTGTTCACCCCATCCATTTTTTTAGAAGAGGGGATGGATTTAATATTTAGCCAGAAGAGTGATTCACGATCTTCGGGCAAATTTCCCCCCGTGCGCACCACACGTAATACATTCTCCTCATTGCCATTCAGACGAAACAGTGGAGGGGTGATCAGAAAAGGGGCTTTGGCCAGGTTTTTACCGCCGGCATCGACCCAGGATTGCACCAGATAATCCGTATCGTCTGGATTCGAAATACCAAGAGAAGACTCCTTTTTTTCTCCCTGATAGACCAGGCGTGTGCCGTTAATAATTACACCGGCATGCGCTGTTGCGGCTACCAGTAAAAAAGAGCTCAGTAAATAACCGTGACGCATAAATATATCTCAACGTGAATAAGAGATATCAGCCCTGGCACAGGCTGATATCTCGGGAGGGATCATTTCAGTTATAGATAACGGTAAAGGTCGAAACAGAATTAGCCGGGCCGGCTGTTACCGTAGGCCCTGTCTGGATATAACGTCCTGCAAATTCCAGATCGTTTACCGTACTTCCCGCCGGTAATGACTCCAACTTATTGATAGTGTTTTATGTTCAGATAATGCCCGATGACTTTGTCATGCAGCTCCACCGATTTTGAGAACGACAGCGACTTCCGTCCCAGCCGTGCCAGGTGCTGCCTCAGATTCAGGTTATGCCGCTCAATTCGCTGCGTATATCGCTTGCTGATTACGTGCAGC contains:
- a CDS encoding fimbria/pilus outer membrane usher protein, with the protein product MYSHKKPFSWKIPSLPALLMGLVMFCIAQQSSADDYFNPALLDIDNPQQAKTDLSIYEKGPGQAPGKYLVSIFINNTEIATRDVTFTLRKAQAGNSTLQPCFSLDELKKLGIKTSLFPQLTAKGGCADLGAIPAATATFRISHQQLLLSIPQSALGQIPRGYIDPKEFDEGITAGLLNYSATASQSQARTPDTPDNSSQYVNLRPGLNLGAWRLRNYSTWNRSITGHEEQHHFSSVYTYAQRDIVAMKSDLTLGQSSSPADVFDSVSFTGMQLNSDSDMLPDSEKGYAPIIRGTAHSNAQVVVRQNGYVIYQNTVAPGAFEINDLYPTGSSGDLQVTVKETDGSERHFVVPYASVPVLQREKHLRYSVTAGRYRSYDSNVEKTPFAQGSAIYGLSHGMTLYGGVQQSSHYQAQALGTGKNVGDLGAFSIDVTRAKALLKKQKRSQGRSWRVRYSKDFAGTGTNFSLAGYRYNSKGFYTLQETMESWTRSDDWSAPEQRKDRAEATIDQVLPEGWGAFTLSLVKERYWSQDQDMTSMSLSYNNSWDGVTYSLSYSLNKNTHDSDENGDAVSNDNLFALSVSLPLDRWMHNTWASYNLNNSKEGTTQTLGLNGTALAQNNLNWNVQEGLSNTGAGSSTSLNADYKATYGEASGGLSQDKYQRTANLGLQGGVVAHANGVTLSQPLGETIALVKAPGTHGTEVTNQTGVETDFRGYTVVPFVTAYRHNTIALNTETLPDDADVTHAAQVVTPTRGAIVRATFSTRVGRRVLMTLTHNGKPLPFGATVTTEDKDNEFIVGNDGQTWLTGLPQRGHLTVNWGQDARDHCVADYVLTDEKDKTHIINAAAQCQ
- a CDS encoding fimbrial biogenesis chaperone, translated to MRHGYLLSSFLLVAATAHAGVIINGTRLVYQGEKKESSLGISNPDDTDYLVQSWVDAGGKNLAKAPFLITPPLFRLNGNEENVLRVVRTGGNLPEDRESLFWLNIKSIPSSKKMDGVNTLQIAINTRIKLIYRPAAVKGKPEAVADRLSWHREGNDLVVNNPTPFYMNFQSVTLNGHNVKKATWAVPKGETHIALPAHSSGNTLAYSVITDYGSISQTWTKTIN